In Rattus norvegicus strain BN/NHsdMcwi chromosome 3, GRCr8, whole genome shotgun sequence, a genomic segment contains:
- the Lbp gene encoding lipopolysaccharide-binding protein isoform X3: MIQKSVTSDLQPYLQTLPVTADIDTILGIDYSLVAAPQAKAQTLDVMFKGEIFNRNHRSPVTTPTPTMSLPEDSKQMVYFAISDQAFNIATRVYHQAGYLNFTITDDMLPPDSNIRLNTKAFRPFTPLITRKYPDMNLELLGTVVSAPLLNVSPGNLSLAPQMEIEGFVILPSSARESVFRLGVVTNVFVSLTFDNSKVTGMLHPEKAQVRLIESKVGMFNVNLFQAFLNYYLLNSLYPDVNDELAKGFPLPLPRRIKLHDLDFQIHKNFLYLGANVQYMRV; this comes from the exons ATGATCCAGAAGTCTGTGACCTCTGATCTGCAGCCTTATCTCCAAACTCTGCCAG TCACAGCGGATATCGACACTATCCTGGGCATTGACTACAGTTTGGTGGCGGCTCCCCAAGCAAAGGCCCAGACGCTGGATGTGATGTTTAAG GGTGAAATTTTTAATCGGAATCACCGCTCCCCAGTCACTACCCCCACCCCGACCATGAGCCTACCTGAGGACAGTAAACAAATGGTCTACTTTGCCATCTCAGATCAGGCCTTCAACATAGCCACCCGGGTTTACCACCAGGCCGGGTACCTGAACTTTACCATCACAGATGACATG TTACCGCCTGACTCCAACATCCGGCTGAACACCAAGGCCTTCCGCCCCTTCACTCCTCTG ATAACCAGAAAGTACCCCGACATGAACTTGGAGCTTCTTGGAACAGTGGTCTCTGCCCCACTTCTGAATGTCAGTCCTGGGAATCTGTCCTTGGCCCCACAGATGGAGATTGAAGGCTTTGTGATCCTGCCCAGCTCCGCCCGCGAATCTGTCTTCCGGCTTGGCGTG GTCACGAATGTATTCGTCTCATTAACTTTTGACAACAGCAAGGTCACCGGGATGCTGCATCCAGAGAA GGCGCAAGTGAGACTGATCGAATCCAAAGTCGGCATGTTCAAT GTGAACCTGTTCCAGGCATTCCTCAACTACTACCTTCTCAACAGCCTCTACCCTGATGTCAACG ATGAGctggccaagggcttccccctccctctaccaAGGCGTATTAAGCTCCACGACCTCGACTTCCAGATCCACAAG aACTTCCTATACTTGGGTGCCAATGTCCAGTACATGAGAGTCTGA